Proteins found in one Triticum urartu cultivar G1812 chromosome 4, Tu2.1, whole genome shotgun sequence genomic segment:
- the LOC125550953 gene encoding CBS domain-containing protein CBSCBSPB3-like, with product MNSGATAAVAQNRRTRSRPPSAASSRKSDDPSAAVANGNGKAPSKPTSPNHVAGERTVKKLRLSKALTIPEGTTVSEACRRMAARRVDAVLLTDVNGLLSGIVTDKDIATRVIAEGLRVEQTIISKIMTRSPHYVTADTLAIEALQKMVQGKFRHLPVVDNGEVIAMLDIAKCLYDAISRLEKAAEQGSALAAAVEGVERQFGSNFSAPSTLIETIRERMFKPSLSTIITESTKVAIVSPSDPVYVAAQKMRELRVNSVVITTGNLLQGIFTSKDVLMRVVAQNLSPELTLVEKVMTAHPDCATLDTSILDALHIMHDGKFLHIPVVDGDGRVVACLDVLQLTQAAISMAEGGSGAANDVANTMMQKFWDSALALEPPDEEFDSQSEISLVMPSEVGDGRSSIYPAAVGNSFAFKLQDKKGRMHRFTCGSESLDELMSSITQRLGTGGEKGPIQLLYDDDEGDRVLLTTDSDLAGAVLNAKSSGLKVLRLHVDNSDSSSEVKKQLPELVPLQKSQLMPAHYGLMAGAIALTGVVLVVYLKRSKV from the exons ATGAACTCCGGCGCCACTGCCGCCGTAGCGCAGAACCGACGCACGCGCAGCCGTCCGCCGTCGGCCGCCTCCTCCCGCAAGTCAGATGATCCCTCCGCCGCTGTCGCCAACGGAAACGGGAAGGCCCCCTCCAAGCCCACCTCTCCCAACCACGTCGC AGGGGAGAGGACGGTCAAGAAGCTGCGGCTGTCGAAGGCGCTGACGATCCCGGAGGGGACGACGGTGTCAGAGGCGTGCCGGCGGATGGCGGCCAGGCGGGTCGACGCCGTGCTGCTCACCGACGTCAACGGCCTCCTCTCCGGCATTGTCACCGACAAG GACATAGCCACAAGGGTTATTGCCGAGGGGCTGCGGGTTGAGCAAACAATCATATCCAAGATCATGACACGCAGCCCTCATTATGTCACAGCTGACACACTTGCTATCGAGGCACTACAGAAAATGGTCCAAG GGAAATTTAGACACCTTCCTGTGGTTGATAATGGTGAGGTTATTGCCATGCTGGACATTGCAAAATGCCTCTATGATGCAATATCAAGACTGGAGAAGGCAGCAGAACAAGGAAGTGCACTTGCAGCTGCTGTAGAAGGGGTTGAGCGCCAATTCGGTAGCAACTTCTCAG CTCCTTCCACTTTAATAGAAACTATAAGAGAACGGATGTTTAAACCTTCTTTGTCAACCATTATCACGGAAAGCACAAA AGTAGCGATTGTTTCTCCTTCAGATCCTGTTTATGTAGCCGCCCAAAAAATGCGTGAACTACGTGTTAATTCAGTGGTTATAACTACCGGAAATTTGCTGCAAGGGATCTTTAC CTCAAAGGATGTGCTTATGCGTGTTGTGGCACAAAATCTTTCTCCCGAATTAACTCTAGTAGAAAAG GTAATGACTGCACACCCTGATTGTGCTACATTGGACACGTCAATTCTGGACGCATTACATATAATGCATGATGGCAAATTCTTGCATATTCCTGTTGTTGATGGAG ATGGTAGAGTTGTTGCTTGTTTGGATGTTCTGCAACTTACCCAGGCAGCCATTTCTATG GCTGAAGGAGGTTCTGGAGCTGCAAATGATGTAGCAAACACAATGATGCAGAAGTTCTGGGACTCTGCTCTTGCTTTAGAGCCTCCAGATGAGGAATTTGATAGCCAGAG TGAAATATCCTTAGTGATGCCGTCAGAGGTCGGAGATGGCAGGAGTAGCATTTATCCTGCTGCTGTTGGCAATTCTTTTGCCTTCAAGCTTCAGGACAAGAAGGGACGTATGCATAGATTTACATGCG GTTCTGAGAGTTTAGATGAGCTTATGTCTTCTATAACACAAAGATTAGGCACTGGTGGTGAAAAGGGCCCAATTCAACTTTTG TATGACGATGATGAAGGCGATAGGGTGCTGCTTACTACAGATTCTGATCTTGCCGGTGCTGTTCTCAATGCCAAATCATCCGGATTGAAG GTCCTGAGGTTGCACGTTGACAACTCGGATTCCAGTTCTGAAGTTAAAAAGCAATTGCCGGAGCTAGTGCCTCTCCAAAAAAGTCAGTTGATGCCTGCTCATTACGGGCTAATGGCTGGCGCTATTGCCCTGACAGGCGTCGTGCTCGTGGTTTACTTGAAGCGCTCAAAAGTGTGA
- the LOC125550954 gene encoding filament-like plant protein 3 isoform X1 produces the protein MLVPEPCLWWSPINQGNDCGCFDGVVGVRWIAGIRSGGANRRRGALGKVRSSVWCHHILTVNPVARFRKATLGLLVKTKQCVTIGISSNVSFAVLDRFVEHSASLQPVSGLKLDFHYVGLEDYYCLAQLLKKRSWELGGMTHLDTKPISIGGSPNHSQSPEASSRIRDGETHETEAGKSLNEKLTWANGPNDSSPQHGQLPPQEVLTNVGDADMKDSVKSLSEKLSAALLTISAKEDLVKQHAKVAEDAVAGWEHAEAEVSNLKRLLDASSLKNASLEDQVSHLDGALKECVRQLRQAREEQEEKIRDAVAKKSQELESEMSELQNNIVDLKQQLEASDLREKLQVAEKECKDLKIELLTLSKELKMLALERDLSSQAAETASKQHLESVKKITRVEAECRRLRHVTRRTSLTNDSSRPVPNNACMESLTDSQSDSGEHMLAIDSEVKNSDLWASALIAELDQFKNGNEGTRDLVNNPVEIDLMDDFLEMEKLAALPEADHTSSSFGTETDSDRAVTRDISRGETEALQHQVMDLQAKVEKIEHEKKELEMALAEARNQLDTSCDTLMAADSKLVDLQMQLNLANKSKDAALGQADRLDGERKSLALQLESKSAEVEKLQGVVTSLEESGASKELELELQLESTTAEVANLRKTVASLEAKIDAVKTLSAQHKADADMAKTAKDTLETQLRSAHTEIGQLRGIIETLESEVQKGKMCHKELEAQIEAMKTESERTFLVESTKESLEAQLLVANSEIAKLHVTVNALESDAAKEREYSSEVNMQLEAVEGIRKVLGSELESAHQETMKLQEKVLSLEVRLKEQSVLLVEFTAKAEDAVSARKAMGSQLEEANLELAKLTNRVSLLQGKIEQEKLLSEEYEAKCRKLEAQLSRDSREAKLWRLANTNGDLKFKQEKEVASAAGKLAECQRTIANLGLQLKSLTNLDSVMTEPGKLESKDTLLDFREDGTEPLADESYGLHLPMSNGGCASPVPRAQSPSSRRSVFSGYRRSVATGAEQGSES, from the exons A TGTTGGTACCTGAACCCTGCCTTTGGTGGTCTCCAATAAACCAAGGGAACGACTGTGGATGCTTTGATGGTGTGGTGGGTGTGAGATGGATTGCCGGAATCCGCTCTGGAGGCGCAAATCGTCGGAGAGGAGCCCTGGGGAAAGTGAGATCTTCAGTTTGGTGTCATCACATTCTGACCGTTAATCCCGTGGCCAG ATTTCGGAAAGCAACTTTGGGACTTCTAGTGAAAACAAAGCAATGTGTTACTATTGGCATCTCAAGCAATGTGTCATTTGCAGTCTTGGACAGATTTGTCGAACATTCAGCTTCACTTCAACCTGTTTCTG GCCTCAAGCTTGATTTCCACTACGTTGGTTTAGAAGATTACTATTGCCTAGCTCAACTTCTCAAAAAGAGGAGCTGGGAGCTGGGAGGAATGACTCATCTG GATACCAAACCTATCTCCATTGGTGGTTCCCCAAATCATAGCCAATCACCTGAAGCTTCCTCGAGAATTAGAGACGGTGAAACCCATGAAACTGAAGCAGGAAAATCATTGAATGAGAAGCTAACATGGGCAAATGGGCCAAATGATTCTTCCCCGCAGCATGGTCAACTACCACCGCAGGAGGTCCTTACAAATGTAGGAGATGCTGATATGAAGGATTCTGTGAAAAGTTTAAGTGAGAAGCTTTCTGCTGCTCTTTTGACTATCAGTGCTAAAGAGGACTTGGTGAAGCAGCATGCAAAAGTTGCAGAAGATGCTGTTGCAG GTTGGGAGCATGCTGAAGCTGAAGTTAGTAACCTGAAGCGGCTACTTGATGCTTCATCTCTGAAGAATGCCTCTCTGGAGGATCAAGTCAGCCACTTGGATGGTGCTCTCAAGGAATGCGTCAGGCAGCTTCGCCAGGCACGAGAAGAACAGGAGGAGAAAATCCGTGATGCAGTTGCTAAGAAGTCCCAGGAATTGGAGTCTGAGATGTCTGAGCTCCAGAACAATATCGTGGACCTGAAGCAGCAGCTTGAAGCCTCTGATCTGCGGGAAAAACTTCAGGTAGCAGAGAAAGAATGCAAGGATCTCAAGATCGAGTTGCTCACGCTATCCAAGGAATTGAAGATGCTTGCACTGGAAAGAGACTTGAGCAGCCAAGCAGCAGAGACAGCGAGCAAACAACACTTGGAAAGTGTGAAGAAAATTACAAGAGTCGAGGCAGAATGCCGTAGGTTGCGCCATGTGACACGTAGAACCTCCCTAACCAATGATTCTTCTAGGCCTGTTCCAAACAATGCTTGCATGGAATCTCTGACTGACAGCCAGTCTGATAGTGGGGAGCATATGCTAGCTATTGACAGCGAAGTAAAAAATTCTGATCTGTGGGCCTCAGCTCTTATAGCAGAACTCGATCAGTTCAAAAACGGCAACGAGGGCACAAGAGATCTTGTAAATAATCCTGTTGAAATTGACCTAATGGATGACTTTCTTGAGATGGAAAAGCTGGCCGCATTGCCTGAAGCGGATCACACGAGCTCTAGCTTTGGAACAGAAACTGATTCTGACCGGGCTGTGACCAGAGATATCTCAAGAGGCGAAACTGAAGCCCTACAGCACCAGGTTATGGATCTGCAAGCAAAGGTTGAAAAGATCGAACATGAGAAAAAAGAGCTTGAAATGGCCCTTGCGGAGGCTAGAAATCAGCTTGACACGTCATGTGACACTCTCATGGCAGCTGACAGCAAGCTTGTTGACCTGCAGATGCAGTTAAACTTGGCAAACAAGTCCAAAGATGCTGCTTTAGGACAAGCTGACCGGTTAGATGGTGAGAGGAAGTCATTGGCATTGCAGTTGGAATCAAAGTCAGCAGAAGTTGAGAAGCTTCAGGGTGTGGTGACTTCATTGGAAGAAAGTGGGGCTAGCaaggagttggagttggagttgcAGTTAGAATCAACTACTGCAGAGGTAGCAAATCTTCGAAAGACGGTGGCATCCTTGGAAGCGAAGATTGATGCAGTGAAAACCCTGTCTGCGCAGCACAAAGCAGATGCAGACATGGCAAAGACAGCTAAAGACACGTTAGAGACACAACTGCGATCTGCACACACAGAAATTGGGCAGCTAAGAGGAATTATCGAAACACTGGAGAGTGAGGTGCAGAAGGGAAAGATGTGTCACAAAGAGCTTGAGGCACAAATAGAGGCTATGAAGACTGAATCAGAGAGAACATTTTTGGTGGAGTCCACCAAAGAATCACTAGAGGCTCAGCTCCTGGTAGCAAATTCAGAAATCGCAAAGCTGCATGTAACGGTCAATGCACTGGAGTCTGATGCGGCAAAGGAGAGGGAATATTCTTCGGAGGTCAATATGCAATTGGAGGCAGTTGAGGGCATCAGAAAGGTTTTGGGGTCTGAGCTTGAGTCTGCGCACCAGGAGACCATGAAGCTCCAGGAGAAGGTGTTGTCACTGGAAGTGAGACTTAAAGAGCAGAGTGTGTTGCTGGTAGAATTCACTGCCAAGGCAGAGGATGCAGTCTCTGCGAGGAAGGCAATGGGGAGTCAACTTGAAGAGGCAAATCTGGAACTCGCGAAACTGACAAACAGGGTGAGCTTGCTACAAGGGAAGATTGAGCAGGAGAAGCTGCTCTCAGAAGAGTATGAAGCAAAATGCCGCAAATTGGAGGCTCAGCTGTCAAGGGACAGTCGCGAGGCAAAGCTTTGGCGACTCGCCAACACAAATGGAGACCTGAAGTTCAAGCAG GAGAAGGAGGTCGCCAGTGCTGCAGGGAAGCTCGCGGAGTGCCAGAGGACGATCGCCAACCTCGGGCTTCAGCTGAAATCTCTGACGAACCTTGACAGTGTGATGACCGAGCCTGGCAAGCTGGAATCCAAGGACACGCTGCTGGACTTCAGAGAAGATGGCACTGAGCCGCTCGCCGATGAATCGTACGGCCTGCATCTCCCAATGAGCAACGGGGGCTGCGCCTCGCCTGTTCCTCGGGCGCAGTCCCCGTCATCGCGGCGCTCGGTGTTCTCGGGTTATCGTCGATCGGTAGCTACAGGGGCAGAGCAAGGGAGTGAGTCGTGA
- the LOC125550954 gene encoding filament-like plant protein 3 isoform X2: MTHLDTKPISIGGSPNHSQSPEASSRIRDGETHETEAGKSLNEKLTWANGPNDSSPQHGQLPPQEVLTNVGDADMKDSVKSLSEKLSAALLTISAKEDLVKQHAKVAEDAVAGWEHAEAEVSNLKRLLDASSLKNASLEDQVSHLDGALKECVRQLRQAREEQEEKIRDAVAKKSQELESEMSELQNNIVDLKQQLEASDLREKLQVAEKECKDLKIELLTLSKELKMLALERDLSSQAAETASKQHLESVKKITRVEAECRRLRHVTRRTSLTNDSSRPVPNNACMESLTDSQSDSGEHMLAIDSEVKNSDLWASALIAELDQFKNGNEGTRDLVNNPVEIDLMDDFLEMEKLAALPEADHTSSSFGTETDSDRAVTRDISRGETEALQHQVMDLQAKVEKIEHEKKELEMALAEARNQLDTSCDTLMAADSKLVDLQMQLNLANKSKDAALGQADRLDGERKSLALQLESKSAEVEKLQGVVTSLEESGASKELELELQLESTTAEVANLRKTVASLEAKIDAVKTLSAQHKADADMAKTAKDTLETQLRSAHTEIGQLRGIIETLESEVQKGKMCHKELEAQIEAMKTESERTFLVESTKESLEAQLLVANSEIAKLHVTVNALESDAAKEREYSSEVNMQLEAVEGIRKVLGSELESAHQETMKLQEKVLSLEVRLKEQSVLLVEFTAKAEDAVSARKAMGSQLEEANLELAKLTNRVSLLQGKIEQEKLLSEEYEAKCRKLEAQLSRDSREAKLWRLANTNGDLKFKQEKEVASAAGKLAECQRTIANLGLQLKSLTNLDSVMTEPGKLESKDTLLDFREDGTEPLADESYGLHLPMSNGGCASPVPRAQSPSSRRSVFSGYRRSVATGAEQGSES; encoded by the exons ATGACTCATCTG GATACCAAACCTATCTCCATTGGTGGTTCCCCAAATCATAGCCAATCACCTGAAGCTTCCTCGAGAATTAGAGACGGTGAAACCCATGAAACTGAAGCAGGAAAATCATTGAATGAGAAGCTAACATGGGCAAATGGGCCAAATGATTCTTCCCCGCAGCATGGTCAACTACCACCGCAGGAGGTCCTTACAAATGTAGGAGATGCTGATATGAAGGATTCTGTGAAAAGTTTAAGTGAGAAGCTTTCTGCTGCTCTTTTGACTATCAGTGCTAAAGAGGACTTGGTGAAGCAGCATGCAAAAGTTGCAGAAGATGCTGTTGCAG GTTGGGAGCATGCTGAAGCTGAAGTTAGTAACCTGAAGCGGCTACTTGATGCTTCATCTCTGAAGAATGCCTCTCTGGAGGATCAAGTCAGCCACTTGGATGGTGCTCTCAAGGAATGCGTCAGGCAGCTTCGCCAGGCACGAGAAGAACAGGAGGAGAAAATCCGTGATGCAGTTGCTAAGAAGTCCCAGGAATTGGAGTCTGAGATGTCTGAGCTCCAGAACAATATCGTGGACCTGAAGCAGCAGCTTGAAGCCTCTGATCTGCGGGAAAAACTTCAGGTAGCAGAGAAAGAATGCAAGGATCTCAAGATCGAGTTGCTCACGCTATCCAAGGAATTGAAGATGCTTGCACTGGAAAGAGACTTGAGCAGCCAAGCAGCAGAGACAGCGAGCAAACAACACTTGGAAAGTGTGAAGAAAATTACAAGAGTCGAGGCAGAATGCCGTAGGTTGCGCCATGTGACACGTAGAACCTCCCTAACCAATGATTCTTCTAGGCCTGTTCCAAACAATGCTTGCATGGAATCTCTGACTGACAGCCAGTCTGATAGTGGGGAGCATATGCTAGCTATTGACAGCGAAGTAAAAAATTCTGATCTGTGGGCCTCAGCTCTTATAGCAGAACTCGATCAGTTCAAAAACGGCAACGAGGGCACAAGAGATCTTGTAAATAATCCTGTTGAAATTGACCTAATGGATGACTTTCTTGAGATGGAAAAGCTGGCCGCATTGCCTGAAGCGGATCACACGAGCTCTAGCTTTGGAACAGAAACTGATTCTGACCGGGCTGTGACCAGAGATATCTCAAGAGGCGAAACTGAAGCCCTACAGCACCAGGTTATGGATCTGCAAGCAAAGGTTGAAAAGATCGAACATGAGAAAAAAGAGCTTGAAATGGCCCTTGCGGAGGCTAGAAATCAGCTTGACACGTCATGTGACACTCTCATGGCAGCTGACAGCAAGCTTGTTGACCTGCAGATGCAGTTAAACTTGGCAAACAAGTCCAAAGATGCTGCTTTAGGACAAGCTGACCGGTTAGATGGTGAGAGGAAGTCATTGGCATTGCAGTTGGAATCAAAGTCAGCAGAAGTTGAGAAGCTTCAGGGTGTGGTGACTTCATTGGAAGAAAGTGGGGCTAGCaaggagttggagttggagttgcAGTTAGAATCAACTACTGCAGAGGTAGCAAATCTTCGAAAGACGGTGGCATCCTTGGAAGCGAAGATTGATGCAGTGAAAACCCTGTCTGCGCAGCACAAAGCAGATGCAGACATGGCAAAGACAGCTAAAGACACGTTAGAGACACAACTGCGATCTGCACACACAGAAATTGGGCAGCTAAGAGGAATTATCGAAACACTGGAGAGTGAGGTGCAGAAGGGAAAGATGTGTCACAAAGAGCTTGAGGCACAAATAGAGGCTATGAAGACTGAATCAGAGAGAACATTTTTGGTGGAGTCCACCAAAGAATCACTAGAGGCTCAGCTCCTGGTAGCAAATTCAGAAATCGCAAAGCTGCATGTAACGGTCAATGCACTGGAGTCTGATGCGGCAAAGGAGAGGGAATATTCTTCGGAGGTCAATATGCAATTGGAGGCAGTTGAGGGCATCAGAAAGGTTTTGGGGTCTGAGCTTGAGTCTGCGCACCAGGAGACCATGAAGCTCCAGGAGAAGGTGTTGTCACTGGAAGTGAGACTTAAAGAGCAGAGTGTGTTGCTGGTAGAATTCACTGCCAAGGCAGAGGATGCAGTCTCTGCGAGGAAGGCAATGGGGAGTCAACTTGAAGAGGCAAATCTGGAACTCGCGAAACTGACAAACAGGGTGAGCTTGCTACAAGGGAAGATTGAGCAGGAGAAGCTGCTCTCAGAAGAGTATGAAGCAAAATGCCGCAAATTGGAGGCTCAGCTGTCAAGGGACAGTCGCGAGGCAAAGCTTTGGCGACTCGCCAACACAAATGGAGACCTGAAGTTCAAGCAG GAGAAGGAGGTCGCCAGTGCTGCAGGGAAGCTCGCGGAGTGCCAGAGGACGATCGCCAACCTCGGGCTTCAGCTGAAATCTCTGACGAACCTTGACAGTGTGATGACCGAGCCTGGCAAGCTGGAATCCAAGGACACGCTGCTGGACTTCAGAGAAGATGGCACTGAGCCGCTCGCCGATGAATCGTACGGCCTGCATCTCCCAATGAGCAACGGGGGCTGCGCCTCGCCTGTTCCTCGGGCGCAGTCCCCGTCATCGCGGCGCTCGGTGTTCTCGGGTTATCGTCGATCGGTAGCTACAGGGGCAGAGCAAGGGAGTGAGTCGTGA
- the LOC125553655 gene encoding fatty acid amide hydrolase-like isoform X1: MGLVCSAPKVYKPAAEVDLGPDSDEHYISPNVKAPRVAGLPVKMFAWVLETPVLGSVVLYVLKKDNLVNKLVSDADIPEPPLFTPTHTWQDIPEQNVSLAKPGWSPAERVEEAVGCLPGLADPSSPGFRRWTIRDFTKAYTSGEITPVMVARRFLAAVEECSGPDLNMALFISYDPEDILRQAEESTLRYQQGAPLSAMDGVLVAVKDEIDCLPYQTTGGTSWLGKMRPCVADAACVAQLRACGAVLAGKTNMHELGAGTSGINPHHGSTRNPYHTARVSGGSSSGSAAAVCAGLCPVALGADGGGSVRMPAALCGVVGFKPTAGRLSNSGLLPLNWTVGVPGILAATVEDALVAYAAMVDQSGPAHSQPQLNLPLLTSTHSMPNIRLARYGKWFDDSSEDIRGCCDKALQILRAHYGWETVDVTVPEVEEMRLAHYVTMGSECSASLATKYLDKLDKSEIGWDVRIALSAYGSFSSRAYLNAQRIRNRQMYFHNKIFETADAIVTPMTGVTAYALQDDALRTGELDYINAAAISRYSIAGNFLGLPAITVTVGYDRGGLPVGLQFIGRPWAEATLLHLAYAMQEACSKSCRKPMVSFDLLSKKE; the protein is encoded by the exons ATGGGTCTCGTCTGCTCGGCTCCCAAGGTCTACAAGCCGGCGGCCGAGGTCGACCTCGGCCCCGACAGCGACGAGCACTACATCAGTCCCAACGTCAAAG CTCCTCGGGTGGCTGGGCTTCCGGTGAAGATGTTCGCGTGGGTGCTGGAGACGCCCGTCCTCGGCTCCGTCGTGCTCTACGTCCTCAAGAAAGACAACCTCGTCAACAAG CTCGTCTCCGACGCCGACATCCCGGAGCCGCCATTGTTCACTCCCACTCACACCTGGCAAG ACATCCCTGAGCAGAACGTGAGCCTGGCCAAGCCCGGGTGGTCGCCGGCGGAGCGTGTTGAGGAGGCCGTCGGCTGCCTCCCTGGCCTCGCCGACCCGTCATCGCCGGGCTTCAGGCGCTGGACGATCCGGGATTTCACCAAGGCCTACACTTCAGGAGAGATCACTCCTGTCATG GTGGCGAGGAGGTTTCTGGCGGCGGTGGAGGAGTGCTCGGGCCCAGACCTGAACATGGCCCTGTTCATCAGCTACGACCCCGAAGACATCCTCAGGCAGGCCGAGGAGTCCACCCTCAGATACCAGCAAG GGGCGCCTCTGTCTGCCATGGATGGGGTGCTGGTGGCAGTCAAGGACGAGATCGATTGCCTGCCCTACCAAACAACCG GAGGCACGAGTTGGCTGGGAAAGATGAGGCCGTGCGTGGCGGACGCGGCGTGCGTGGCGCAGCTGCGGGCCTGCGGCGCCGTCCTGGCCGGCAAGACCAACATGCACGAGCTCGGCGCCGGCACCAGCGGCATCAACCCGCACCACGGCTCCACCAGGAACCCCTACCACACCGCCAGGGTGTCGGGCGGCTCGTCCAGCGGCTCCGCGGCCGCCGTCTGCGCCGGCCTCTGCCCCGTCGCCCTCGGCGCCGACGGAGGCG GATCCGTTCGCATGCCCGCGGCGCTCTGCGGCGTCGTCGGCTTCAAGCCCACCGCAGGCCGGCTCTCCAACTCGGG GCTTCTCCCGTTGAACTGGACGGTGGGGGTGCCGGGGATCTTGGCGGCGACGGTCGAGGACGCACTTGTCGC CTACGCGGCCATGGTTGATCAGTCTGGACCAGCTCACTCCCAG CCCCAGCTGAATCTGCCATTGCTGACGTCCACCCATTCCATGCCTAACATCAGGCTAGCAAGATACGGAAAG TGGTTCGACGACAGCTCCGAGGACATCCGGGGCTGCTGCGACAAGGCTCTGCAGATCCTGCGCGCGCACTACGGGTGGGAG ACCGTGGACGTGACGGTGCCTGAGGTGGAGGAGATGCGTCTGGCGCACTACGTGACCATGGGCTCCGAGTGCTCCGCTTCCCTCGCCACCAAATACCTCGACAAACT GGACAAGTCCGAGATCGGGTGGGACGTGAGGATCGCGCTGAGCGCCTACGGCTCCTTCAGCAGCAGGGCTTACCTCAACGCGCAGCGGATTCG AAACCGTCAGATGTACTTCCACAACAAGATCTTCGAGACGGCCGACGCCATCGTTACACCCATGACTGG CGTGACCGCGTACGCGCTGCAGGACGACGCGCTGCGCACCGGAGAACTCGATTACATAAACGCAG CCGCGATCTCGAGGTACTCCATCGCAGGGAACTTCCTCGGCTTGCCGGCCATCACCGTCACG GTCGGGTACGACAGGGGAGGCCTCCCCGTCGGCCTCCAGTTCATCGGCCGGCCGTGGGCGGAGGCGACGCTGCTGCATTTAGCCTACGCCATGCAG GAAGCGTGCTCTAAGAGCTGCAGGAAACCCATGGTGTCCTTTGATCTCCTCAGCAAGAAAGAGTAG
- the LOC125553655 gene encoding fatty acid amide hydrolase-like isoform X2, which yields MGLVCSAPKVYKPAAEVDLGPDSDEHYISPNVKAPRVAGLPVKMFAWVLETPVLGSVVLYVLKKDNLVNKLVSDADIPEPPLFTPTHTWQDIPEQNVSLAKPGWSPAERVEEAVGCLPGLADPSSPGFRRWTIRDFTKAYTSGEITPVMVARRFLAAVEECSGPDLNMALFISYDPEDILRQAEESTLRYQQGGTSWLGKMRPCVADAACVAQLRACGAVLAGKTNMHELGAGTSGINPHHGSTRNPYHTARVSGGSSSGSAAAVCAGLCPVALGADGGGSVRMPAALCGVVGFKPTAGRLSNSGLLPLNWTVGVPGILAATVEDALVAYAAMVDQSGPAHSQPQLNLPLLTSTHSMPNIRLARYGKWFDDSSEDIRGCCDKALQILRAHYGWETVDVTVPEVEEMRLAHYVTMGSECSASLATKYLDKLDKSEIGWDVRIALSAYGSFSSRAYLNAQRIRNRQMYFHNKIFETADAIVTPMTGVTAYALQDDALRTGELDYINAAAISRYSIAGNFLGLPAITVTVGYDRGGLPVGLQFIGRPWAEATLLHLAYAMQEACSKSCRKPMVSFDLLSKKE from the exons ATGGGTCTCGTCTGCTCGGCTCCCAAGGTCTACAAGCCGGCGGCCGAGGTCGACCTCGGCCCCGACAGCGACGAGCACTACATCAGTCCCAACGTCAAAG CTCCTCGGGTGGCTGGGCTTCCGGTGAAGATGTTCGCGTGGGTGCTGGAGACGCCCGTCCTCGGCTCCGTCGTGCTCTACGTCCTCAAGAAAGACAACCTCGTCAACAAG CTCGTCTCCGACGCCGACATCCCGGAGCCGCCATTGTTCACTCCCACTCACACCTGGCAAG ACATCCCTGAGCAGAACGTGAGCCTGGCCAAGCCCGGGTGGTCGCCGGCGGAGCGTGTTGAGGAGGCCGTCGGCTGCCTCCCTGGCCTCGCCGACCCGTCATCGCCGGGCTTCAGGCGCTGGACGATCCGGGATTTCACCAAGGCCTACACTTCAGGAGAGATCACTCCTGTCATG GTGGCGAGGAGGTTTCTGGCGGCGGTGGAGGAGTGCTCGGGCCCAGACCTGAACATGGCCCTGTTCATCAGCTACGACCCCGAAGACATCCTCAGGCAGGCCGAGGAGTCCACCCTCAGATACCAGCAAG GAGGCACGAGTTGGCTGGGAAAGATGAGGCCGTGCGTGGCGGACGCGGCGTGCGTGGCGCAGCTGCGGGCCTGCGGCGCCGTCCTGGCCGGCAAGACCAACATGCACGAGCTCGGCGCCGGCACCAGCGGCATCAACCCGCACCACGGCTCCACCAGGAACCCCTACCACACCGCCAGGGTGTCGGGCGGCTCGTCCAGCGGCTCCGCGGCCGCCGTCTGCGCCGGCCTCTGCCCCGTCGCCCTCGGCGCCGACGGAGGCG GATCCGTTCGCATGCCCGCGGCGCTCTGCGGCGTCGTCGGCTTCAAGCCCACCGCAGGCCGGCTCTCCAACTCGGG GCTTCTCCCGTTGAACTGGACGGTGGGGGTGCCGGGGATCTTGGCGGCGACGGTCGAGGACGCACTTGTCGC CTACGCGGCCATGGTTGATCAGTCTGGACCAGCTCACTCCCAG CCCCAGCTGAATCTGCCATTGCTGACGTCCACCCATTCCATGCCTAACATCAGGCTAGCAAGATACGGAAAG TGGTTCGACGACAGCTCCGAGGACATCCGGGGCTGCTGCGACAAGGCTCTGCAGATCCTGCGCGCGCACTACGGGTGGGAG ACCGTGGACGTGACGGTGCCTGAGGTGGAGGAGATGCGTCTGGCGCACTACGTGACCATGGGCTCCGAGTGCTCCGCTTCCCTCGCCACCAAATACCTCGACAAACT GGACAAGTCCGAGATCGGGTGGGACGTGAGGATCGCGCTGAGCGCCTACGGCTCCTTCAGCAGCAGGGCTTACCTCAACGCGCAGCGGATTCG AAACCGTCAGATGTACTTCCACAACAAGATCTTCGAGACGGCCGACGCCATCGTTACACCCATGACTGG CGTGACCGCGTACGCGCTGCAGGACGACGCGCTGCGCACCGGAGAACTCGATTACATAAACGCAG CCGCGATCTCGAGGTACTCCATCGCAGGGAACTTCCTCGGCTTGCCGGCCATCACCGTCACG GTCGGGTACGACAGGGGAGGCCTCCCCGTCGGCCTCCAGTTCATCGGCCGGCCGTGGGCGGAGGCGACGCTGCTGCATTTAGCCTACGCCATGCAG GAAGCGTGCTCTAAGAGCTGCAGGAAACCCATGGTGTCCTTTGATCTCCTCAGCAAGAAAGAGTAG